Genomic segment of Gloeocapsa sp. PCC 7428:
TTTCTCAATATGAAAATATTTTTCAAAACATACCGCAAGAAGTAAAGCGTATTGCTAGGCATCTGAATATTAACTTTGACGTAGATAAGCGTCAAAATATTGCCTCACTTTTTACGCTTGAGCAACAAAAAAAGCGAATACAAAAATTCACAACTCAATTAATGCAAACCTCTCTCAATCCTCACGATCATAGAGAAATTGTTGATTATCATGATGAAGATAGCTTGTTACATATAAATCATATTAATGCAGCTAAAACCGGTGTATGGCAAGAATATCTATCCACTGAAGAAGTAACTAAAATCGAAAATAAAGTAAAAAGTTGGTGCAATGATAATAAACATGAATACCTTACATTCTTACGGCAAATATAGTTAAAAGAGAATTATGCAAGTACGCACGCCACTTACAGTTATTACAGGTTCCCTCGGTAGTGGTAAAACAACTTTACTACGTCACATTCTCGATTCGATTCCTCAAAAAATTGCTATTTTGATGAACGAGTTTGGCGAAATTGCGATCGATACCAAGATCATTCAAGGTAAAAATGTCGCAATGGCTAATTTAGGCGGTGGATGTGTTTGTTGTTCGCTACTCGGAGAATTTGAAGCAGCAGTTGACGAAATCATCGAGACAGTTAATCCTGATGTGATTGTGGTAGAAACAACAGGTGTTGCTGAACCTGATGCTTTGGTGTTTGATATTCAAGAAAGTTTAACTAAAGTTCGATTAGATGGCGTAGTTACTGTCGTTGATGCAGATGCGATGGTGAGATATCCGAGTGTCGGTCATACAACGCGAATGCAAATTGAAGCGGCAGATACAATCTTACTCAATAAAGTTGATTTAGTAACAGAAGAACAATTGCAAGCAATCGAAGCAAAGTTACATTCGTATAACGAAGTTGCTGAAATTTTACATACTCAACGCTGTCAAGTCGATCCAGATTTATTATTTGGTATTGCGAGGGCGCGACTACAGCCAGAACCACATCACATTCATCAACCCGAATTTGATTCGTTTAGTTATAAAACGCAGGCTACTTTAAAGCGAGAATGTTTTGAGGAATTTGCTGATGAATTGGTAGAAAAAGATGTGTATCGGGCAAAAGGATTTATAAGGTTTCCTGAGCAAATTTATCTATTTAATTATGTAGCTGGAAGATGGGAACTAGAACTGTTTGAACAAGATGCTACAGAGTTAGTTTTTATTGGTAGACAAGTCAAAAAATATCAACAAGAAATTATCGATCAGTTGAAAAGATGCGAGCAGTAATATGCCTTATGAGTATTTGGAAGATATCGCGATCGCAGACATTGCTTTCCACGCTTGGGGAAAAAATTTAGAACAATTATTCATCGCGGCGGGTGATGCCACAATCAATACAATGATTGAGAATATTGATGCGATCGCACTTCAAGAAACTCGCACATTTAACTTGGAAAATGACGCGCTAGATATGTTGCTGTTCAACTTTCTTCAAGAATTTATTTATTACAAAGATAGTGAATTATTACTACTGCGTACACAACAAGTTAAGTTAGAAGAAAAAGCAGGACTATATCATCTTCAAGCCGTTACAAAAGGAGAAAAACTCAATCCGAGTAAACATCATCAGCGCGTGGATGTCAAAGCTGTAACGCTACACCGTTTTCAGTTAGAAAAAACTATTAATGGTTGGCAAGCTACGGTAATATTGGATATTTAATCACAGTATTCTAGATGTACAAGTATGTATAGTAGTTAATCCTTTAATAATTGGGAAAATTAAATTTGAAATAAAACAGTGCATTGTATAATTCTAAACTTGCATATCAATATTTTCATAATTTAATACAAATCTAAAAAGAGAGTTAATTATGCAATCCATCGATAATTATCTATCAGCCTGGAATGCAACAACTTCAAATGAGAGATATAGCTTCCTAATTAATTGTTTAGCAACTGACGTGATTTACCTCGATCCGCATATTCCAAACCCAGTTCAGGGAATTGAAGAAATGCAAGCCTTAATCGAGCGATTCCGAACACTTTTCGATCATATCTTAGAACCAGAAGGAGATGTTGATATGCATCATAATGTGTTTCGATTGCAATGGCGATTGCAGCGTAGTAATGGAGAAATATTGTCACACGGGTTGATGATTGGCGATCTGTCTGCCACTGGAATGATTGAACGAATTATCCACTTTGTAGATTCTGCC
This window contains:
- a CDS encoding GTP-binding protein, which encodes MQVRTPLTVITGSLGSGKTTLLRHILDSIPQKIAILMNEFGEIAIDTKIIQGKNVAMANLGGGCVCCSLLGEFEAAVDEIIETVNPDVIVVETTGVAEPDALVFDIQESLTKVRLDGVVTVVDADAMVRYPSVGHTTRMQIEAADTILLNKVDLVTEEQLQAIEAKLHSYNEVAEILHTQRCQVDPDLLFGIARARLQPEPHHIHQPEFDSFSYKTQATLKRECFEEFADELVEKDVYRAKGFIRFPEQIYLFNYVAGRWELELFEQDATELVFIGRQVKKYQQEIIDQLKRCEQ
- a CDS encoding archease; the encoded protein is MPYEYLEDIAIADIAFHAWGKNLEQLFIAAGDATINTMIENIDAIALQETRTFNLENDALDMLLFNFLQEFIYYKDSELLLLRTQQVKLEEKAGLYHLQAVTKGEKLNPSKHHQRVDVKAVTLHRFQLEKTINGWQATVILDI